One window from the genome of Aeromonas sp. FDAARGOS 1405 encodes:
- a CDS encoding ligand-gated channel protein, giving the protein MITVKPNKLALLICSLLATQAYAAEQEVMVVTASGFQQKIEDSAASISVITREQLEKRAYRDVTDALKDVPGVVVTGGGSSSDISIRGMGSKYTLMLVDGKKVDSRGTRPNSDGPGIEQGWLPPLQAIERIEVVRGPMSSRYGSDAMGGVINVITRKTTGLAWQGSVHADSTFQENKDAGNSFQTDAYTAGSLIDGVLGLRFNGQLAHRGEDKFTQGFAEQETRSGTAVLSFKPDDHNRFDLEVSRSLQDRDRTAGNSLDAKAKDSLNRYERTNYALTHDGQYEFGSSSSYLQQETNTNPGRRMELTNTIADTHTQFILGDHYLSVGGQYRYEDLHDQGNTLKVANPAEQLTRWSWAMFVEDEWSLTDSFALTGGARMDRDQNYGTHWSPRLYGVWHLDQSWTLKGGVSTGYRSPDLRMSAANWGQVTGGGSLDGMLVGNPDLKPETSVSEEIGLLWNGHQGFNAGITLFNTDFKNKISEVRRCTDKKQPACTLNGHSYDFISDRVNVDKANMRGVEGMMDWAINEDWSVSSSYTFTQSEQKSGPLAGHALNQMPRHMFNGSVDWQTTEDLNLWSRVNFRGETSEYLSRVKMADGTPSYTFFDMGLVYKANKHLDLTAGVYNLFDKTVDYSSYGTVLDGRRYNLGVTYNF; this is encoded by the coding sequence ATGATAACAGTGAAACCAAACAAGCTTGCCTTGCTGATCTGCTCCCTTCTTGCGACTCAAGCCTATGCTGCCGAGCAGGAGGTGATGGTCGTCACCGCCTCTGGCTTTCAGCAGAAGATCGAAGATTCTGCAGCCTCCATCTCTGTGATTACCCGCGAGCAGCTGGAGAAGCGGGCATATCGGGATGTAACCGATGCCTTGAAGGATGTGCCAGGTGTGGTAGTGACTGGCGGTGGCAGCAGCAGCGATATCAGTATTCGCGGTATGGGCTCGAAATACACCCTTATGCTGGTTGATGGTAAAAAGGTGGATAGCCGTGGTACCCGGCCCAATAGCGATGGACCCGGTATCGAGCAAGGCTGGTTGCCACCGCTACAGGCGATCGAGCGGATTGAGGTCGTCCGTGGGCCCATGTCATCCCGTTATGGCTCAGATGCCATGGGTGGGGTGATCAACGTGATTACCCGCAAGACCACCGGTCTGGCCTGGCAGGGCTCGGTTCATGCTGATTCGACCTTCCAGGAAAACAAGGATGCCGGCAACAGCTTCCAGACTGATGCCTATACCGCAGGCTCACTGATCGATGGTGTGTTGGGGCTGCGCTTCAATGGACAGCTCGCTCATCGTGGTGAAGACAAATTTACCCAGGGCTTTGCCGAGCAGGAGACTCGCAGTGGCACGGCCGTGCTCAGTTTCAAGCCTGATGACCATAACCGCTTCGATCTGGAAGTCAGTCGCAGCCTGCAGGATCGGGATCGTACTGCCGGCAATTCGCTGGATGCCAAGGCGAAAGATAGCCTCAACCGCTACGAGCGCACCAACTACGCGCTAACCCATGACGGTCAATATGAGTTCGGCTCTTCCAGCAGCTATCTGCAGCAGGAGACCAACACCAACCCAGGCCGCAGGATGGAGCTCACCAACACCATCGCCGATACTCACACCCAGTTCATATTGGGGGATCACTACCTGAGTGTCGGTGGTCAGTATCGCTATGAGGATCTACACGATCAGGGCAATACCCTGAAAGTGGCCAATCCTGCCGAGCAGCTGACCCGCTGGAGCTGGGCGATGTTTGTCGAGGATGAGTGGTCACTTACTGACAGCTTTGCCCTGACCGGTGGCGCCCGCATGGATCGGGATCAGAACTACGGCACTCACTGGAGCCCGCGCCTCTATGGCGTCTGGCATCTGGATCAGAGCTGGACCCTGAAAGGGGGCGTCTCGACCGGTTATCGCTCCCCTGACTTGCGGATGTCAGCGGCCAACTGGGGTCAGGTCACCGGTGGTGGCAGCCTGGATGGCATGCTGGTTGGCAACCCGGATCTCAAACCCGAGACCAGCGTGAGTGAAGAGATCGGTCTGCTGTGGAACGGTCATCAGGGCTTCAATGCCGGGATTACCCTGTTCAACACCGACTTCAAGAACAAGATCTCAGAAGTGCGCCGCTGTACTGACAAGAAGCAGCCTGCCTGTACGCTCAATGGTCACAGCTATGATTTCATCAGCGATCGGGTCAACGTCGACAAGGCGAACATGCGTGGGGTCGAGGGGATGATGGATTGGGCCATCAATGAGGATTGGTCGGTCAGCTCTAGCTACACATTCACTCAATCCGAGCAGAAGAGCGGCCCGCTGGCAGGCCATGCCCTCAACCAGATGCCCCGCCATATGTTCAACGGCAGTGTCGATTGGCAGACCACCGAGGATCTCAACCTCTGGTCACGGGTCAACTTCCGTGGCGAGACCTCCGAATACCTGAGCCGTGTGAAGATGGCGGATGGGACTCCTTCCTACACCTTCTTTGACATGGGGCTGGTCTACAAGGCCAACAAGCATCTGGATCTGACCGCCGGGGTCTATAACCTGTTCGACAAGACGGTGGATTACAGCAGTTATGGCACAGTGCTGGATGGTCGCCGCTACAACCTGGGTGTGACCTACAACTTCTGA